The window CAGGTCGTATCTGGAAGATGAACTCTACTACCGATGGTAGTTTTAACAACCAGACATTCTGGTACTCTATTGATGATTCTAAGGCTGGTAAGAACGCAGCTGGTAACAACCCTAACGACTACTGTATCAGTGGTTACGTGCCATTCAAGTACATCCACCCAGATGATTCTTGGCATGGTAAGGATGGTGCTGCTGTTATTCCTAAGCCATTCCCAATCATCCGTTATGCTGAAATCTTGTTGGCTTATTGTGAGGCTGCTAACCATGTTCAGGGTGCTGAAACCGTGAAGACATGGGATGGTAGTGGTAGACTTGTTGATGTTGCCGTAACTCGTGATGAGGCTGCTATGGCACGTTACTTCAATATGATTCGTTATCGTGTTGGTCTTCCGGGCGTTGAAGCTGCAACACTCAGCTCAGAGAATGCTTTCGATGAGGTAATCAAGAACGAGCGTCAGGTTGAGCTCTTCAATGAAGGTCACCGCTACTTCGATACACGTCGTTGGGGTACTTACTTCACCGAGGACGCTAACAGCTCTAACTGGCGTGGCCTCGATGTTTACAGCGAGAAGAAGGGTAACAACGATGGTCCATTCTTCAACCTCGTAACCATCAACGAGCAGAATATTCGCGACCGTAAGGCTCTCCCACGTATGGTATTCCTCCCACTCCAGCATCGTGAGTTGGTGAAGAGTCCTAAGATGGATCAGAATCCGGGTTGGGATCGTTAATAACGTTAATATTGTAACTATTTATGAAAAAATACAAGTATATTTTAGGATGTGCCTTGGCTGCTGTAGCATTGTCATCATGTAACAATTATGACTTTGAGCAGAACTTCTATCCTCACAAGGTAGGATTGATGGCAGGTTCCAATCGTATCTATGATCGTACCACGGTAGAGCTTTCTGCCGTGGAGAACGGTACGGCTTCTATTAAGTTGGTAGCAAATCTGAGTGGTTCACAGATGGCTGACCGTGACTATCACGTGACTATTGCTCATGATGATTCACTCTTCAATGCTTATAACAAGTCTAACTTCGATATTGATAGCACAAAGTTTGCGCGTCTTCTTCCACAGAACTGCTATGAGGATCCTGCTATGGCGGGTACTATCCCATCTGGTTCAAACAAGTGCCTCTTTGATATCAAGTTGAAGAACCTCGGTACCTTGTCACCAGACAGTACTTATTTCCTCAACTACAAGATTGTTAGCCACGATGCAAGTGCACTCGCAACTGACAATAACAAGTTAGGTGTTAAGTTGGATCATGTCTTGATTAAGGTGACATGGAAGAACGCTTATGGTTCAACTGCTGAGGGTTGGAACTATCAGTTGGTATCTTCACAGGTTACTAACCTTGAGACAAAGTCAACTACTCGTCCAACCAATACGGTTCGTGCCTTCCCTATCGCCGCTAACGCTGTTCGTTTCCTTGCTGGTGACGAGAAGTGGGATAACTACGAAAAGGCACTCCATGACATCAATGTCAAGAGTATCGTTGCTACTATCGGTTCGCAGACTGTTACGAATCCTTCGGCTTACAACGTAACGCTGAAGCCTTTCAAGCAGGATTCACTTGAGGTAGAGATGCTGACTCCAGTTGGTGAGTATAACAATACATTCTTGCTTAACGAGTTAGGTGGTAGTGCATCTTCTAACGCTACTCATTTCAAGGAGTTCCGTCTTCACTATCGTTATCGCGTGATGAAGAACGCTAAGCAGAACGATGGTACTTGGAAGGCTGGTCCATGGAAGGAAGTGATGACCAAGATGCGTTATCAGTATAATCCAAGAGCAGATAAACTTTAACGATAAACAACTACGAATAATGAAACTTAAGATTAATTTCCTATTCATATTGTCAGTACTCTTCGTGGGTACCTTAGGACTCGCATCTTGTGCAGCTGACTATGACACCGACTTTACTGGCAAGGAACTTGAAGTTCCTCATTCTTCTCAGCGAATGATCTCATTCAATAAGGAGGGTGGCGAGCATCAGATTGTTGTTGAGACCAACGTTCCTCTCGATGAGTGGAAGGCTGTGAGCAATGCTGAATGGCTTACTATCACTAAGAATGCCGATGGTAAGGGTGTAACTGTTAAGGCACCAGCTTACGATGGCTTCAAGGCTCGTGAGGCTAAGATTACTATCTCTTATGGTGAGCGTGCTTCATACGATATCAAGGTGTCACAGATGGGTCTTGAGAGTGTGCTCCGTATTCCTGAGGAGAATCCATTCTTCAACCGTGAGGGTACTTTCTATTCGCTGCTTGAAAGCAACGTGACAAGTATCGACGTACCAGTTGAGACCAACCTCAACCTTGACAACATCGTTATCCCTGACACTGTGTCTTTCGTTCGTTTGGATGCAAGCAAGACAGTGAAGGACAATGGTATCGTTAAGCTCCACTTCGACATGGATGCTAACACAAGCGGTGAGACACGTTACTGTACAGTTCGTTTGAAGAGTTCTGACAACTGGGATGCTTCTATCGAGTATGTTATCGAGCAGTCGGCTAAGGGTTATAAGGTTCGTCCTATCTATCCAATGGCATCTAAGCAGGCTTCTGTTGAGATGGTCGACCTCGGTCGCACTTATCGTATCCCATTCCAGCGTGCAGCCTCTGATGGTAACTATGAGATTATTATCCCAGACGAAGCTAAGGACTGGTTGTCTACAACTAAGAAGTTCATCTCTGGTTCTGAGGTAGTCTTCACTGCAACCCTCAATACTACTGACAATGCTCGTTCTTGTGACGTGGTTTGCAAGCCTTCTAATGGAAACGCACAGCCATTCATTATCCACGTATCACAGCAGCCATTCCAGGATATCGTTCCTACGGGTGTGAACGACTTGAACGTAACTCCGGGTAAGGGTCAGTTCAATGTTACATGGAAGGCACCAGACGATGTGAACTATGAGAAGGTTATCGTTAGAGCAAAGAGCAATATGGCTGGCGTTCCTGAGTCAGTGAAGGAGGTTGCTGCAACTGAGACATCTTGTGTACTCAATGATGTATTCAACTTCGCAGGCAACTACACTATCACCGTAACAACTCAGGGTCTCAGAGGTAAGAACACTAATGCTCCAGCAACAGCAACAGCTCAGGCTAACGAGTGGTCAGAGGCTGTTGAGATTCCTCTCACTGCAAGCATGGTTTCTTCTAACTCAATGCAGGCAGGTCACGAGATTGGTTCTGCTGTTGATGGTAACAAGACAACCTACTTCCAGACAAAGAGTAATGGTAGCACAAGCGACCCACGTCCTTACATCGACATCACTTTGAACGAGGGTATCAACGGTACTTTCTATCTTGCATTCGATGAGAACAAGGTGACAACTAATGACCGCAACCCTAAGCGAGTTAATATCTATGCTTCTGCTGATGTTATCACAGCTGCTACTCCAGTAGCAACTCACGTAACTTATCGCTCTGCTAATGCAGTGAGTGAGCCACTTTCTTACACAAAGACAAATGGTGCAACAATCACTCATATCCGCTTTGAACCAACAGAGCGCAAGAACGCTACAAAGATCAACAATGGTGGCGGTTCTTATTACTGGTACCTCGCTGAACTTCACCTCTATGTTTACCACGATGAGGCTTGGAAGAAGGAGCAGTTAGGTCTCTAATTCCCTATATCCCAACCTGCTGGCATAGGTCGCCCCTATGCCAGTGGGTTGTCTTCGTTAAAGTCCTATCGGTTCGTTAAATTTTAAGCTTTTTTTGTATAATTATCAATTAGATTGATTATCTTTGCAACCTGAAAATAGTAGATTACGTCATGTTATGAAGACTAACACGATGCTGATAAGAAGATAAAAGGCGTTAGAAATCAATATAATTAATAAGACTTACGAGCATTGTAGTCTAATGACTGATTTAACTTTAATACGATATAAGTAATGTTCGAAGGCTTAGCACGGAGTGTGCGGAGGCTTAGCACCATTGGTGCGGGACGTCCACACGATCTTAAAAGGACATGAATAAGAACCTGAACATTACCGAAGAAAACTTAAGAAAACAATTATTTATTTTATACATTTATGTTATTCGAAAGAATTTTACGCAATAAGTCTCTGATAGCGGCAATGGCATTGAACGCTATCATGCCAAGTGTTGCGAAGGCTTCTGCAGCTCCAACGGCTGAAGGAGAGAACCAGCAACTCAAAGCAGGAGTTTATTACATTGTCAATGACAAGCGTCAGGCAGGCACAGACCTCCACGTCTATGTTGATGAGAATGGTTTGCACGGAAAGAATTACACTTCTCCTGCTGCAGACTTTGCCAATGTTTTTGTGCTTCATGCTAAGGGCGACAAGTACACCATTCAGAGTTTGAAGGATGGTAAGTATGTGCAGAATGTCACTGCCAACAGTGTTCCTTACAAGACAGGCAACGATGCACACAAGTTCCAAATCGTTTATCAGACACAGTCAAGTGGCACGGGTAAGTCTTACTTCAATATCTATAATGAGAGGGTAGGAGCAAACGATTTCTGCTGGCACCTTGATGGTCAGAGACACGTTGTACGTTGGTATCCTTTGAGAGACAACGGCAGGACAGCTCTCGGACCAAGTGAGTTCCGTCTCGACCCAGTGACCTCTCTCAGCAAGCAGCAGGTGCTCGATCGTCTGGCTCAGTTGACAAAGGTTGTTGACCCACGTAAGGACTTGAATAAGTACTATCAGATTGTATCTGAGCCTTACGGCAGATCAATGCGTGAGGACTATATTGTTGGTGAAGTGTCTACCGGCAGTTTCGTTGCAACTGACTATAGCTACTGTTGGAAGTTAGTGAAGTTGGGTAGCGGTCGTTATGCTTTCCAGAATGCTGTTACAGGTAAGTATATCGCCCAGCAGAATGGTCAGACAAGCCGTTATTATACAACTGCTGAGGAGCAGGGCAATGGTTTCCAGTTCGACCTTAATGAAAGCGACCCATACGCATTGGCTTTCGAGATGCTTGACGCTTACAACGTAGGTATTCACTGTGCTGAGAGTCAGGGCTATCATCCAGTAGGTTGGTACAACAATAACGATGCTAATAAGTGGATCTTCAAGGAGGCTACTATCGATCAGGCAAAGCTTAGAGAGCAGCAGGCTTCTTACAAGGCACGTGTTGACTTGACTAAGAATGTAGACAAATATGCTACAGCCGTTGCAAAGTATTTCACTAACAGCACAGCTACTGAGGTTACTGCTGATGTGAAGAATATGTCTGATGCTGAATTGAAGGCAAAGATGAATGACGATAAGCTTCCACAGGGTTTGCAGAATGTTGTATTGAAGATTAAGAACCAGAGTTGGACAAGCTATACAAGTGGTCGTAACTGGGAGAAAGAGTTCCGTATCGCTGCTTACAAGCCTTATAGCGAGAATAACTATGATGCTTGGGCACGCTCAATGGGTATCGGCTACAACTATGGTAGCATGACCAACCCAACTGGTATCACTGCTCGTGATGGTGAGGACCTCTTTGTATTCCTTGGCGATGACATCCCACAGAATGCAACCGTACAGATTGAGTTGGTACCATTAGGTACACGTAGTGCAGGTAAGTACTATGACTTGAAGAAGGGATTGAACATCATCCTCAATCAGGGTGAGAACAACGTCTTCGTAAACTATATCGGTCGTACCTACAACAATGGTAAGTTCCTCAGAGATTATAAGGATATGAACATCCACATTGAGGGTGGTAAGGTGAATGGTTACTTCGACCTCACCAAGGGTCACACCAATGAGGATTGGAAGAAGATGCAGGCTGACGGTCTTGTTTGGGCTAAGGCTTTCAACATGAAGGGCGAACTGATTGTTATGCACATGCCAAGTGATGCTTGCAAGCAGTACACTCCTAATAACATGAAGGAACTTGTTGAAATCTGGAACAGCATCGTACAGCGTGAGGACGACCTCATGGGCTTCCGTGTTTCTAAGAAGGATAAGTGCAACAATGTTCTCAATGCTACTGCTGTTGACCATGGTTATATGTATGCTACAACGGGTGGTACTTATTATAACTACAACACTTTGGGCGACGTACTCAACTACGACAAGATGAAGTGGGGTAATGGTACACTTTGGGGTCCTGCTCATGAATTCGGTCACAACCACCAGCAGCTGTTTAATACTGCAGGTATGACTGAGATCTCTGTGAATATGTTCTCTAACATGATTATGTTTACTTCTGGTCGTGTAACCAGCCGTTCAGAGAGATGTTCTTACGACGACGTTGACGGTAAGAGATATGACGGTGTTTGCGAGAGTGCAGTGTCAACTTACGCTGACCGCTTTGCTAAGAAGCAGATGTGGTTTGAATATGGTACATGGGGTACAACTCAGATGTATTACAAGCTCTATCTGATGTTCCACGCTTCTGGTCTTGATGATCAGTTCTGGCACAAGTGTCTTGATTATCTCCGTAAGAACCGCCTTGAGGGTCAGGGAACAGCCAACTGTCAGGGTCAGAAAGACTACTTGCTCTTTGCTAAGGCTTGTTCTTTTGCAGCTCAGCAGGACCTCTCAAGCTTCTTCGAGGCATGGGGCCACTTCTATAATGTGAACGGTTCTGTCATCGGTGACTACAGCAATACAACCATGTACACCACACAGGCACAGTGGATGGAGGCTAAGAGATTCATGCAGCAGTTCCCTAAGGGTCCTGCTAACAATATGATCTTCATCGACGACCATATCCGTCCTACTCCAGCTATCTATCCGGGTGCTGCTCCTGGCACAATGCGTGAGGACTTCAATGGTGCCGTACGTGTTGGTACTATGGGCGACTTCGGTTCATGGGATCAGTTCAAGAGAGACAGTCTCGGTCAGGGTTATGCTATCATCAAGTCTCAGACTGATGCTAATGGTAAGCGCACCTATACTATGGAGGCTAAGAACAGCCACGTTGTAGGTTTCAAGGTTTACAATAGCAAGGGTCAGCTTATCTACTTTGCTAACACCAAGACCTTCACTGTTCCTAAGAAGGTAATGGAGGAAGCACAGAACAATATCGTTATTAAGGTTTGCGGTTCAGATGGTTCTGAGGTTGATCCAGGCGTTGTTCCAACAGGTATCAAGACCTTCTCGGCTCAGGTTAACGATGGTAAGGTAGACGTTTATAGCATCTATGGTGTCCTCGTTCGCAGCAAGGTTGACGCTGAGACAGCCCTCAACGGCTTACCTAACGGCGTTTACGTTGTTGGTGGTAAGAAGGTGGTAGTGGGTAAGTAGTAGCCTCACCCCCAACCCCTCTCCGAATGGAGAGGGGCGTGAAATGTGAGATACCCCAATAGAAAAAAGACAGAGTAACAGTTTTGCTTGTTACTCTGTCTTTTTGTTTTGTGGTCTAATGACCGATTTGGGATGATTCATTTTATACCTTCTAACTATTCTTCTTTTTGCGTTTCAATGCAAAATAGAAATTGAAACCATCGAAATAAAATGTTACTCTCTTTGGCATAGTATGTAGATTAAATAAAAAAGCCACTCGGAAGTGGCTAAAACTCTGCAAGAAAGCAGAGCGATGCTTTTAATACTGCAAAAGTATAAAATTAAAAGGTTAATTCCAAGTTTTTTTGAAGTTATTTTTATAGGGTACGATAATTTGTTGAAACAAAGGGTTTAACTTGTTTACTAACCCAAAGGAAATCTCGTATATGCTCCCTTGGAAAGGATTGGAGGGAAGTTCTCTTTAATAAAATTTTCTCCAATGTTTGTAAGATTGGAAAGAATTGATGAAGTATGTTTTCTTGCTAATTAGTACATTTGTTCGTTTTCATTATGTGTGTTCTGTCTTTTCTCATTAGTTAAATATCTGTTTGCTCTGTGAGAAATTAAGGCATAAATCAAAGGCTTTTCTACAAAATTCTTTCCAATGTTTGCAAGATTGGAGAGAATTGTATAGATTTGCAGTTAAAACCCTAACGTATGGAAATAGAAAGACCTCCACATATTGATAAGAAAGAATTACTTTCTGTAATGCTTCGCTCTGAAAGTATTCAAATAGGTAATATGATTGATAAAATCAATGAGACCTTTGAATATTGGGATTCGGTAAAGTATAAGAAGTGCCCATCAGGTTGCACTCCTCAACAGCTATGGACCTATGTAAAAGCTGCAAGATTAAGAAGTTCTATAACGATATGGGATAAGTATGGTGTAAGTTTAAGCCTGACGAATTCGATGCAGAAGATATGCCACCAATTTGATATGTATTTGAGTGGTAGTAAGGGGAATAACTCACCTATCGACGCTAACAACAAGGAGCAGTACTTAGTAAGTTCGTTGATGGAAGAGGCTATCTTCTCAAGCCAAATGGAGGGAGCTACAACAACAAGAAAAGTAGCAAAGGAGATGCTTCGTAAGAAGATGACTCCAAGGGATAAGTCCCAGCAGATGATTCATAACAACTATCAGACCATACAATATATTGTAGAGCATAAGGACGAACCTTTGACAGAGGAACTATTGTTACAAGTACATCGCCTTATGACTGATAATACGATGGATAATCCCGAAGATGCAGGACATTTCAGGGGTAACGATGATGTTGTTGTGGAGAATGGTATCACTCACGAAACGGTACATACTCCTCCTTCTTATAAGGAGATTCCGCAATTCATAACAGACCTTTGTGTCTTTTTTAACGACGAGAATCCTCGCCAATTCATACATCCTATTATTCGTGGCATCGTTATCCACTTCATGATTTCATTTGTTCACCCTTTTGCTGATGGCAATGGGCGAACAGCAAGGGCAATGTTCTTTTGGTATATGTTAAGGCAGGAATACTGGTTGACAGAATATCTGTCGATATCAAGAGTCATAGCAAAGTCTAAGAAGTCATACGAAAAGGCTTTTCTTTATACTGAGGCTGACGGAATGGATATAGGCTACTTTGTTGCATACAATTTGAAAGTGTTGGAGCAGTCATTCCAGCAACTACAAGATTACATTACAAGGAAGCATGAAGAGATGAAAGCAGCAAGCCTATTCCTGCGTTTGGGTAACTTCAACGAGCGGCAGGCACAGATTATCAAGCTATTTGCTGATGATCCTAATGCGTTAGTAACAATTAAGGATTTGGAGATAAGGTTTGGAGTAAGTCCGACAACAGCAAAGACTGATATCATCGGTTTGTTAGAAAAGGAACTTGTTGCTGAAATTCCATTGAACAAAGTCAAAAGAGCCTATGTTAAAGGTAGTAAGCTGGTTGAGTTAGTTGACAAGTTGACAAGTTGACGAGTGAACAAGTTATATGTTTCGTAAGCACCTCGTTAACTTGTTAACCATTCAACGATATGTTATAGTAAATTAAAAGATTTGTAGCATATTTGCTTGTTATTTGTTATTTTATTACTTTTGAAAAGAAAAATGACTAATCCTAACTAACTATTATCTTACGATGAAGAAATTAAGGTTTATTGTTCCCATCTTAGCTTGCTGTTTGACAGTACCCTTTTTGTCATTTACTGATGATAAAGATTCATATTTAGTCTTACAAGTCGATACGACTCAAAAGTATGAGGAGTATAGTTACGTTAACCAAAAGGGTGAGATGGTAGTGCCTTATAAGCGTTACCCACTCTGTTATACTGATACAATCCGTACTATTGGCTTTGTGTTTAAGTCGGATGTGGGTTGTGTTGCTATCAATACTCAGGGGCAGGAGCTGTTTAGGGTCTACATGGCGGATAATGGTAATGACCGTCCTGTTGATGGGCTTTTCAGAATCTTAGATGAGAGCGGACAGAAGATGGGCATTGCGAATATGGAAGGCAAGGTTGTTGTCAGTCCGAAGTATGATGCAATCTTCCCATATCATGACGGTTTGGCAGCTGTGGCAGTGGGGAGTAAGGAAGTGCGACCAGCTGATGACCCAGAACATGAATATACTGTTGGAGGTAAGTGGGGCTTCATAGATAAGCAGGGCAACGAGGTTGTGCCATTGGAGTATGATAGCATTGCTAACCATCGCCGCGTTGTGAATGGCAAAGCTATGGTGTTGAAAGGGGGAAAGTGGAGCAGCCTCACCCCCAACCCCTCTCCGAAGGGAGAGGGGCGTGATTAGCGTGATACCCCTATCGTTTAGGGAAACCTTTTAGTCATTCTTTAGCAAATTGTTTCCAGCACTCCCCCTCTCTGTAGGAGAGGGGGGTGGGAGGTGAGGATTTTGAAATATTCTTACAAAAACGAGGATGAATATTGGTAAAAAGGCTAAAAATTAAGCGATTTTGGTGCTTTTGTAAGTTGTTAGCTATCAAGATGTTATAGA of the Prevotella melaninogenica genome contains:
- a CDS encoding WG repeat-containing protein, which encodes MKKLRFIVPILACCLTVPFLSFTDDKDSYLVLQVDTTQKYEEYSYVNQKGEMVVPYKRYPLCYTDTIRTIGFVFKSDVGCVAINTQGQELFRVYMADNGNDRPVDGLFRILDESGQKMGIANMEGKVVVSPKYDAIFPYHDGLAAVAVGSKEVRPADDPEHEYTVGGKWGFIDKQGNEVVPLEYDSIANHRRVVNGKAMVLKGGKWSSLTPNPSPKGEGRD
- a CDS encoding M60 family metallopeptidase yields the protein MLFERILRNKSLIAAMALNAIMPSVAKASAAPTAEGENQQLKAGVYYIVNDKRQAGTDLHVYVDENGLHGKNYTSPAADFANVFVLHAKGDKYTIQSLKDGKYVQNVTANSVPYKTGNDAHKFQIVYQTQSSGTGKSYFNIYNERVGANDFCWHLDGQRHVVRWYPLRDNGRTALGPSEFRLDPVTSLSKQQVLDRLAQLTKVVDPRKDLNKYYQIVSEPYGRSMREDYIVGEVSTGSFVATDYSYCWKLVKLGSGRYAFQNAVTGKYIAQQNGQTSRYYTTAEEQGNGFQFDLNESDPYALAFEMLDAYNVGIHCAESQGYHPVGWYNNNDANKWIFKEATIDQAKLREQQASYKARVDLTKNVDKYATAVAKYFTNSTATEVTADVKNMSDAELKAKMNDDKLPQGLQNVVLKIKNQSWTSYTSGRNWEKEFRIAAYKPYSENNYDAWARSMGIGYNYGSMTNPTGITARDGEDLFVFLGDDIPQNATVQIELVPLGTRSAGKYYDLKKGLNIILNQGENNVFVNYIGRTYNNGKFLRDYKDMNIHIEGGKVNGYFDLTKGHTNEDWKKMQADGLVWAKAFNMKGELIVMHMPSDACKQYTPNNMKELVEIWNSIVQREDDLMGFRVSKKDKCNNVLNATAVDHGYMYATTGGTYYNYNTLGDVLNYDKMKWGNGTLWGPAHEFGHNHQQLFNTAGMTEISVNMFSNMIMFTSGRVTSRSERCSYDDVDGKRYDGVCESAVSTYADRFAKKQMWFEYGTWGTTQMYYKLYLMFHASGLDDQFWHKCLDYLRKNRLEGQGTANCQGQKDYLLFAKACSFAAQQDLSSFFEAWGHFYNVNGSVIGDYSNTTMYTTQAQWMEAKRFMQQFPKGPANNMIFIDDHIRPTPAIYPGAAPGTMREDFNGAVRVGTMGDFGSWDQFKRDSLGQGYAIIKSQTDANGKRTYTMEAKNSHVVGFKVYNSKGQLIYFANTKTFTVPKKVMEEAQNNIVIKVCGSDGSEVDPGVVPTGIKTFSAQVNDGKVDVYSIYGVLVRSKVDAETALNGLPNGVYVVGGKKVVVGK
- a CDS encoding DUF1735 domain-containing protein; translation: MKKYKYILGCALAAVALSSCNNYDFEQNFYPHKVGLMAGSNRIYDRTTVELSAVENGTASIKLVANLSGSQMADRDYHVTIAHDDSLFNAYNKSNFDIDSTKFARLLPQNCYEDPAMAGTIPSGSNKCLFDIKLKNLGTLSPDSTYFLNYKIVSHDASALATDNNKLGVKLDHVLIKVTWKNAYGSTAEGWNYQLVSSQVTNLETKSTTRPTNTVRAFPIAANAVRFLAGDEKWDNYEKALHDINVKSIVATIGSQTVTNPSAYNVTLKPFKQDSLEVEMLTPVGEYNNTFLLNELGGSASSNATHFKEFRLHYRYRVMKNAKQNDGTWKAGPWKEVMTKMRYQYNPRADKL
- a CDS encoding Fic family protein, with product MEIERPPHIDKKELLSVMLRSESIQIGNMIDKINETFEYWDSVKYKKCPSGCTPQQLWTYVKAARLRSSITIWDKYGVSLSLTNSMQKICHQFDMYLSGSKGNNSPIDANNKEQYLVSSLMEEAIFSSQMEGATTTRKVAKEMLRKKMTPRDKSQQMIHNNYQTIQYIVEHKDEPLTEELLLQVHRLMTDNTMDNPEDAGHFRGNDDVVVENGITHETVHTPPSYKEIPQFITDLCVFFNDENPRQFIHPIIRGIVIHFMISFVHPFADGNGRTARAMFFWYMLRQEYWLTEYLSISRVIAKSKKSYEKAFLYTEADGMDIGYFVAYNLKVLEQSFQQLQDYITRKHEEMKAASLFLRLGNFNERQAQIIKLFADDPNALVTIKDLEIRFGVSPTTAKTDIIGLLEKELVAEIPLNKVKRAYVKGSKLVELVDKLTS
- a CDS encoding BACON domain-containing protein, which codes for MKLKINFLFILSVLFVGTLGLASCAADYDTDFTGKELEVPHSSQRMISFNKEGGEHQIVVETNVPLDEWKAVSNAEWLTITKNADGKGVTVKAPAYDGFKAREAKITISYGERASYDIKVSQMGLESVLRIPEENPFFNREGTFYSLLESNVTSIDVPVETNLNLDNIVIPDTVSFVRLDASKTVKDNGIVKLHFDMDANTSGETRYCTVRLKSSDNWDASIEYVIEQSAKGYKVRPIYPMASKQASVEMVDLGRTYRIPFQRAASDGNYEIIIPDEAKDWLSTTKKFISGSEVVFTATLNTTDNARSCDVVCKPSNGNAQPFIIHVSQQPFQDIVPTGVNDLNVTPGKGQFNVTWKAPDDVNYEKVIVRAKSNMAGVPESVKEVAATETSCVLNDVFNFAGNYTITVTTQGLRGKNTNAPATATAQANEWSEAVEIPLTASMVSSNSMQAGHEIGSAVDGNKTTYFQTKSNGSTSDPRPYIDITLNEGINGTFYLAFDENKVTTNDRNPKRVNIYASADVITAATPVATHVTYRSANAVSEPLSYTKTNGATITHIRFEPTERKNATKINNGGGSYYWYLAELHLYVYHDEAWKKEQLGL